DNA sequence from the Poecile atricapillus isolate bPoeAtr1 chromosome 4, bPoeAtr1.hap1, whole genome shotgun sequence genome:
aaaaaaaaataactaaaccTCAACCCAAATGTTAGCTCTTCTATGAAGCAAAACCTTCTAAACACTGTCTAAAGTGTCATTTCTTCCCAAGGCACAAGGATGTTTATGCTCTTGTTCAAGGGGAGATAAACAGAGCAGCATACCACTCCATATTTGTAAATGTTAACTCTGCAAGGTAGAAACTGCCTTCTGTATGCACCAGGCTTCTGTTCCTTCACTGCTGCAAGAGCCATAATGTGACATATGGGAATGTGTAAATTGAAACAGCAGAGATAGATATGGTGGTCCTGCCACAGAAAAATGTACAGCCTCACTGTTGTGCCCCACATCATCCTGACTCTAAGGAACTTCCTTTCTGAAATGCATCTTAGGCACCAGCCTAGTGGCTTATTCAAAAATCTGGGACAATTCCATGAGTCTGTGGGGCAGTTCTACCCTCAGATCCAGAGCATATCAGAAGTAGCTTCCCTAGAGTCAGAAGGGACTGACTCTGCTACTGTGAGTGTGGTAGAAATGCTACTTGCCtaaaaaaatttcaagaaaacCCTGTGAGAATTAACAAGGGTAACATACTGAATCAGCAACTGGATATGGTGTAAGGCCAAAGTACTCACACCAACAGGTAGAAGACTGAGATCAAAGAACTCAAGGCCCACCCTTTTATGTGTATATGTCATTCTAAAACAGATTTGTGCAAGAATCCTGGTTAATATAACACACTCTATGCCAAATATGTGCTTCAAAAGTAGCCATCAACTGCAGGCATACCTTGAGTGGTGTTAGAGCTGTCTGGGTTTTGTTATGCAAAGACTGTGATAAGTTGTAAcacactgccagaggaaaaaggagtgaaactgaaaaaaactgaGCTGCACAGGATTCTTGAATGAGAAACAAGTGTGCTTTAATAAATCAGGGCACTTACTCACATGACTAAGCATGGATTTAGGATCTCCAGGGATGCAGATGTCTATAGTTTGGAGACCAAAATTACAATTGGGCATCTAAGGAAAAAGTGATCAGCATGTAGATATTGATACTCTGCCCAGAGAAGCCTGAATTTACACACTCTTCTTTTACAATCTCAGTGCAAATTTCAGCTCTAGTGATCTTcattttcagagaaattaatGAGGGGTTTTTGCAGTTCTGCTAAACTGTGATTGTTGTCTGTCCCAAATTTTCATGTTTCTCCCAGTTTTAAAAGAATTCATCTAATATGTTTGACACCTAGCTCAAAAGTTCAGTAAAGCAGAAAGTTTTGTATTATTACTGGCCAGAGTAGTATTAACCTCAACTGAGACAAGTTATTCATTTGTGTTACTGCAAATTTGTTTATGATCAATATTATCGATCCTTTTGCACAGACAAAAAGCAAGCTGAGGACATGGTTGCTGCTGTTTTCAAATGACCACTACTAATTGTGCAATTTGGAATTTGTTTTTGACTCGTTGTAGGTTCgcagcaaaagcaaagcagccAAGGCTGGACTGTGTGAGGGGGATGAGGTGGTGTCTATCAATGGCAAGCCTTGTGGAGACCTAACCTATGCTGAAGTCATTGTTCTGATGGAAAGCCTGACTGATGTCCTGCAGATGCTTATCAAGAGGTACAGGAATGCTCAGGATGCTTTGGTGCAATTCAGTGAATCACCTGGAAAATGCTGGCTCTCAACACACTCGTTTTGCAGACTTAAACTGAGAGGTTCTGATAGTCCTGTTAATGTCTGTAACTCTGCTTGGATGGCAAAAGGAAGACAGAGAATTTGAGCTGAAGGAGTTAATGTATATAATTTGAACAGCAGCAGTCAGGCACAGAATTAATAGTACAGTCTCCAAATGTAAGTATTAATACTTGCAAGGTGTCCACTACCATATATGCATACTAAAGAGCCTTGAGTTCAGTTATTCTCTGCACCCCTTTGAAGCAGTCAAGTGTTGTTATTCCCCACAGATAGGGAAGTGAGGCTTACAAAAAACAAAGGCTGTATAGATGGAGAAACTGTGTTACCCAGATATGCCTTGATGATGACATGGCAAATGGTCCTCTTGGGTGGCAAAATGTGTTAGTGgtcaggaggaggagagggtCTGGAAGTCATGAATTCTATTTCTGTAGCTGTTATCACCTCACTAGATGAGGTGGGGGAAGTCACAGCTCTCTGGGTCTCAGTTTCTGCCTTTGTAAAGCAGTGAGAGGGAATTCcagttttctttgaaaatgctTCGAGCTTCTTAGAGCAGAGAAGCTTCATGCAAACTTGCAAGCAGGCCAGCATTACTGCTCACTGAACATCAGTCTGCTCCAGTGCCTGCTCTGTAACTGCCATCAGTGAAATAAATGCAACCTCAATTCAGAGCCACCTACAGTAAAGCACATTCTCCCCAGACTGTGAATTCAGGCAGGATGAACTCTGAATTGCCTTCAGTGGGgtaagaagaggaagaagagtcTTGAAACTCCCACACTCCTTAAAAGGACTTAAGGCTCCCCCCAGAGCTACTGCAGCTCCCTCTCACAGGCAGGACCAGGAAAGGATCAGGATTCATTATGACAGCTACCAGAACAGTACCCAGGCTGAAAATAGGCACTTGTCTCTGGCTACCAGGGATGTCTACACAGCATGTGAAATTCCTCGTGGTTCCTGCAACCTGCACAAAGGAGCTTTCCTCAAGTGCCTAGCAGTTCAAAGTGACAGTCTGCCTTCAAAACTAGATGATTTCAAGGAGTGCTCATTTTATTTATAACAGACATTTTGCACAGCCTGTCTGTACATCATGGATCTGAGTCCTGGATCAGTGTGACAGGACTGGGGGACAGTGGTAGCTGAGGATTAGAGCTTACCTTCCCCAGagtgcacagctcctgctcctggttCAGCAGGGGACTAGCTGAGTGCTCCTCATGTGATAGCTGCattcttctgtttttaattcATAGTGTGGCTATTGGGACTGCACTTGTAAGAATGATATTTGTGGCTGACCAGCTGTCTTCTCTTCAGCCATAGAAATAGCTCCACATACTTTGATTCCTGCCTGTTGCTGTTCATAACTGATATTTCAGTTGTCTGAAGGCCACAGGATGCTGCAGCTGAAAGGGACTCTCCATTGCCCCTGATTAAATGAGCAGCAAGGCATGTCCTGAAAATCAGAACCAAAACAGAGGGTTTATACCACATAATTCAGTATTTCATGGAATGAAACCATGTCAGAAATTTTAGGAAAATTGCAGTTACTCAGCACTCTGAAAATTACTACAATGTTCTAAGGAATTCACCATGAGAATCTTTAAATTTTATCTCATCAGCTCAtctctcccaaatcccagcctcTGCTGTCTGTATCTTCCCAGGTATGGGAGAATGGACTGAAAcatttctcttcccctcccaccTCCTTTGTGGGTACTATCCCTCTCAATGTTACCCCCAGAAAGATTTTTCAGGAAGTATATTAGCATCCTTTGAGAGCAGTGAGAAGcaaatccttcctttcctgaGTAGCCACTTGTTAGCAGCCATCTCAAGAAAGTGGAAAGTGTgaggaaagaataatttaagTGGTATTCCACTGGTGATCTTTACATCCAAGTATCTTTTGTTAGCAGGGAAGAATATTTGGAAAGCTCCTGGCTCTCCCTGAGCTTTTTGCATGAAGGATGTGATTTTCACAGGCATTAATTGTTGACCTAATTCTGCTCTTACAAATCTTACTGGGAGGAAAATTGGGCTTTTAAAGTAGTTTTTAAAATGCTACTTGGCCTTTGATGTCTACCAAAAGTTTTCCCAATGCCGTGTAAGCCGCAGTGAGTTACTGaccagcagcagtgcccagaaAATGCTTGGTttacaggatgagaggaaaggGACACCCTGCAGGGCGGGCGCTCCCAGACGCCGTGGTGGGGAACATCTCACTGACCTTCCCGGCAAGTGCTGAGCAGATGGATCCGGGAAACatggagagaggggacagaCACCGAAACGCCGGCCTGCCCTTCTCACATCAGTGCtagcagctcctgggctgctgctgagtCTGGAGAGAACATTTCTAGGGAAAAGAAGGGAATGCTCTGTGCATGCCGACATGAAATGCTCCATGTAGGGAGTAAAACATGAGCCTGTGACAAACCCTGCCGTGCTGACTCCAGGAGTTCTGCTTCCTTCCTGGAATTACACCAGGGCTGTTGCTCCTGCAGTGAACTGGAAAGGCCTGAAACAGAAACAATAATTTGCCAAAACAGAATCCgaaatgacaaaaaagaaatcatacCCAGTATTCTGCCTTTTGACAGAGGCTACACAATTATGTCTATATAGAGTAGAAATATATCCATACGTAGCAAGGGCCTTTTAAGGTGGGTAATCTTTCTCTcccacacatacacacaatCATTCAACTACCAATAAAGGCTAACATTTAGCTGGCCCAGCCCCTAGTCCATATCTTACAAGGAAATGTTTACAGATTTCTGTAATTTATCTGTGCGCGAGAGCAGTACAATTGATCATCCAAATAGCATCATCCGATGGGATCCAGCAGCACTCACAAAGAGCTCCCTAAATTAAAATCTGTCTGACCTTTACCAAGCCCCATATGTGGTGAAATGGATGTTACACACTTCGTGCTATTCGAGGCAGACCCAGACCGCCACAAGCAGTAAGCTGCATGACTAAAAAGCAAGCGATACTGAAGTTTCCTCAGCACAGTGACAGATTTATTCCTTCTGTTGCTTCTTCCAACCTTTATTTCTAGGGGGTTCCAAAGTTTCAGAATAGCCAGGGCTGCTTTTGATTTCAAAAATCTCCATAGTACTTAATACTTTACTGGGGACATCTACCACTTCCCTCATTTCAAAAAGTGCTTTGCTACCTTCTAGCAGATAGAAATTCTTAATAACATGCTGCAGCCTTGCTGCACAGAAGGTTTCTCCTCAAATTAATATCAGTCAGTCTGGTCCAGAGTACTGAAAGAAGGAGTTAAAGAGTATAGCAGGTGTCCTAACAGCAGTAAATCAGCTTAACTGAACCAGGGGATTTAATAGCTTAGATGAAGGAGCTACACTGACATATATTGTAGGTTTCACAAGCAAGAATAACATTTTCCAGTTAGAAATACTATCTTTTTCAATAAGTAGGAAATATTGTATAGGTTCACTACCCTTTTATGCTGGACCACTGGAATAGGCCCAGAATATTTCAATTAATCCGTGATATATAAGGATGATGATCCTCACAGGAATTCATTGAATGTGAATTTCAAAAACACATTTGAATCCCTCTGATCCTTATCCAGCACTTCTCTATTCCTTAGAGAGTGAATGATTTGGGACAGGAACCACATGTAAGGATGGTGCCTGAAACAGTTGCAGTAGTGGCTACAGAGCCAAAAATTAACCACTCCTCTGGTGTCATGCAAAGTTAATTTTCTCACAGACATGTGAAATATGAAGAAGTATTGTCTCAAAAGTCTCAGCAGCCTTTCTCTGGAAACCCTATAACAGAAATGTGTCTGTGAAAGCACACTGATGTTAAGAATGACACAATTCCACATTTCAGGTTTGTAGTGGGGTCACAGTTCTACCAGTGTCGTGTAATTTCCCTCTTACTCGACTGCTAAGTTGAACAATTTTGAAAGGTGCTTCTATTTGAGACGTCTACATTCTGGGAAAATTCTTCTGTCTAAGTGGACCTGGTAGAAGGTGCCACAATTAATTAGGGTGGGGAAATACTGTGCAGAAATTTCTTTTGTAACCCTATTTACAATGGCTGTGCTTACAGCAGCTTAATTTCTTGAATTGTTTATGTGTGTGCAGATCCTCCAGTGGAATAAATGAAACCTTGAGCAGTGAAAGAGAAAACGGGAAGCACGAGAACATAAAAATTGAGGACTACAGGGAGAACACCACACTGCAAATGAACACAGCGCAAGAGATACCCCGTGGAGATTTATGCATCACAGAAATTTACAGTGGGACTCACCACGGAGCAGCAGAAAGCAACACACACTTTTCTGAAACGAAACAAGAGACCACACAAAGCCACAGAATTCCTCCTAAAGTGATAGGCACCCCCAAAGTGATCGTGACAGATGAGGCTGCTGTCAGAGGGACGACAGAAGAAAGGCCGGGTGCTATGGTTGAGCTGCAGTTTTCCCTCTCAAATGACGTGCACAAGGCCACCAGTGCTCCTGCTGTGACTCTCTTGGGGGCAGAAAAGTGCCCCCCTTCAGGCAGAGGACCCAGTGCAACACATGATGGGAGCAGCTCCCTCATTGCAGTTCCTCTGGGTGTAAAGGAGGGTAACATCCAGTGGTCAGACAAAGTAGTTCACTTTTCTAGCAGCAAGGAGGTGAAGAGGATCCAAGGTGCAGCTCCATCTATCCCCAGGGTGGAGGTGATCCTGGACTGCTCAGACAGGGAGAAGGAAGCGCCCAGGTCTCAGTCTGAAAGGGGGTGTGTTGATTCTCAAGTAGAAGGAGGGCAGTCAGAAgcacctccttccctcctctcctttGCAATCTCACCAGAAGTCACAGTGCAGGGAGAAGACAGCAAGCACTCGGAAAAGGAACACAGACCTCTCAAGCACAGGGCAAGGCACGCAAGTGAGTATGTCCCATCTAATCATTTGCACTGCCTGGGGGCATCTTTTGCAGTTTTTGATATAATTTCAGGATTTAGAATGcattagggaaaaaatgtttagagatttttttcctgcagttttctAACTTTCcctgtctctttttctttcGAGTGACATTTCTGTTCTtgctttatatattttttcagggTAATACAATGCTCCTGGTGATGAGCCAAGAGTGTACCCATGCCTTAACTGTGCTGAATAACTTTGCTTAGTAGACTTCCACTTTGAAATTAACTCATGACTTTGTCCAACTAAAAATACTTACATCTCCAGAAAGGGCTGAACTCTGCTGGTCTTCTCACTCATATTCAGTGGcaatctgtaaaatattaacaaaaagaGCGAGTTGCTTGCACATGTCTAAGTGAATCCTGTGGGTTTCTCCTTTTATAGCAAAAGCTTTGCATTGCCATTTGCATCATCAAAAACCAAAGCCATGCCACTGCTTtgaaaagttaataaaaaagtCTAGCAGCAAATCTTGATGTTGTCTGCAGAAGAGATTTTGACAGACACCAGCATGTGTATAACTGTTACATGATCCTTTTGGTTTTGTCAGTCTTCTCTAGACTGTAAAGCGAAcatgttttttctcctgactcCCAGACCCAGAGGTCAGCTTCAAAATGTGTCCAAGAAGTTCACATGGAAGCAAACTTGCCACTGGAGCCAATATTGATTAACTGGGTGTAGACgtgtattatttattaattaatctatgtatttctttgttattttattcATCTGAGACCTTTCTGTTGGTTGCTTGCTCCTTCCCAACAATGTGAAGAATCCTGTCTGGGGATTTAGTAGCAGTATGTCAAAGGTGCTTGAATGTGTGCAGTGAGATACTGTAGCAACAAACTATTTCATATGCAGCGTTGGAACTCCTCTGCTAACCCACTGCTAATTCCTCTGGAAGCATATTTTTAGCATGATAACCATTTGTGTCTCATTGGCAAGTGGATTAGGCTGTTACTTATACCTAAGTGTCTGTATGCAACCCACATATTTTGGCCATATTAAATGAAGTATAAAAGAAAAGTGCACATGCTTCACATTTTGGCTGCGAAGTCAGAACCAGCTGTGGGACTGTGCCTGCATTTCTTAGGGAATTACTTGCAGTGCCTTTTATCTTAAAAGGCAAAAGTACAAAGAATGAGCTACTTTTTACATGATAAACACTTCTAAGAACAGAAGTCCTGTCCTTTTCCCACATCAGCTATGACAATCACAGTCCCTTCTAAACTGGTGGCAGGTCATTATCCTTAGGAATCGCTGATTggatacatttttttttgcatcattattattattatttttatcatcatcatcatcattattaacCTATCTACATATTAGAAAAAACAAATCTCCCAGCACAGTGAATACTCTGTGTGCAGCAAATACTCTGTGTGTTTTCTGCCAAAGTAGAAGTTATAATGCAGCATTTAAGTCTGAACTAGAGAAGAATTTTTATTATGGGTCTTTGATCTCTTTAGCAGaaattttctctgtaaatattATTCAGATTATATTTATCTGAATAGGTAGCACTCTAACACCAACAGCCATAGTTTTGGAAAATACCTTCAATGACTATTGTAAGCAATTGGATTGTCACAGGGCTGATCCAAGGATTTTGTGATTTGGCTCACcaacaataaaatattacaaattGCTGGTTTGGGTGCCAAGCTCTTCTCTCTTTTACACATTCTTGTGAGGACCATTGGTCCAGTTGTGCAGTCATCTGGCATAATGGCAAAACTCCAATTGTCTTTAATAGGAGAAGTATCAGACTCCATCTACTGACATGGCTAAAAGGATCATGACTAGAAAACACACGGCATGGCTTTCTTTAAtgagttttctttatttatgcCAGCAAAAGATACTAAATAATTTActgttctcttttcttttatcAGAGGCATGTTATTTTCCTTGTGACTATTGATTTATTCAGGAATAGCTTTAAATTCCAGGTTTTTTGGAGAGAGGAGCTCTTGAAGCTGTCATTGATGAGATTCAGTGGTAGAGTACAAggaagggaaagcagcagggacATCCCCTGACTAGCACTGCCCCATGAGACACATGCTCCATGTCCCATTACAAGGAAGCAATCACGCTGATGTCCAGTGCATCCATCAGCTTTGCAGCTGCATCTGTTCCTCTTTCTCATGAGCTGATGAAAACCAGTAGTTTATGCTTTCAGAAACACAGTTATTGATACTCCAGTGAATACCCTTGAGAAGTTAGTTGAGTCTCCTTGGTTCTGTTCTTCAATGTGTATTCACTCTTGCcacatttccaaaataaatattctgtatATTTTATACCTTACAGAACTTATATTTCAGGCAAGTAATGCTTGTTAAAAGACTGCAACCTGCTTTCACTGAGTACCATGGACAAACTCCCACATCTACCAAGGGTCTGAAAGTCAATGCTGATATTTTCTGTGTATGCCCTTCTGGATGTATACTTGCTTTTAAGCAGCTAATAGGCAGTAGCATACTGACTTTTAGTAAGTTTGCAATTTGTAGGAGTAAAATAAACGCCTGTATGGCAGAAACTGCTGCCACTGTCAGACAGGATCTGCTCAGTTTCATTTGGTCTCGGATATTAAGCAGCCATGGgcattcctgctgggaatggctgCTGTAAGCCTAGGAACTCGTAGTCAAATACTTAGAAAATACGAGACCAGAAACTggataaataagaaaatatcaCCTGCCTGTTGGTGCTgggaataaaaattaagaatgcTAGAAATAAAGACATGTGTAATGTTGCCGTTGAGCTAAGAGAGTCCTAAAGAAAGTGATGCAGCCTTTGAACTTGCATGGGTGTGTCTCCAAGGAATGCTGGGTATGGAATTTATAACACAGCTGATACCATGATAAAAACTCGAGTATAATGAACTTTCCatacaaaagaaatgttttcatatttaataaatttcagTACAGAAAAATACACTTGTTAGTCAACTTGTGATTTCATGGGCCGCATGAACTTAATGTGCACTTTGATTCTTTCCACAGGGCTCCGGCGAAGCGAGAGCCTGTCGGAGAAGCAGGTCAAAGAAGCCAAATCTAAATGTAAAAGTATTGcactgctgctgacagcagctccCAACCCCAATTCCAAGGGGGTGTTGATGTTCAAGAAGCGCCGCCAAAGGGCGAGGAAATACACTTTAGTCAGCTACGGGACTGGGGAGTTAGAACGTGACGAGGACGAGGGGGAAGAGGGTGAAGGTGAAGAGGGGGACAAGGAAAACACTTTTGAGGTGAGTTTGCTTGCAACGAGTGAGTCGGAAATAGATGAAGATTTTTTCTCTGACATTGACAAGGACGGTAAGATCGTGACGTTTGACTGGGACAGTGGTCTGCTCGAGGtggaaaagaagacaaaaagtgGAGAGGAGATGCAGACGCTCGCAGACAGCACAGGGAAAGGAGCCCTCATGTTTGCCAAGAGGAGGCAGAGGATGGATCAGATTACAGCGGAGCAGGAGGAGATGAAGGCAAGTACAGTGCAGACAGAGGAGCACAGGGAAACCACCGTGACAGAGAACTTCCAGAAAGTGAGCTCTTCCGTCTATCAATcaaaagaggaggaaatgtCAAGGCAGCAGACCTGTGTGAGCAAAAGCTACACAGACGTGAGCCAGAATCACAGCAAAGTGGTACAACAAAATGGCTTTGGCTTAGCACCTGGCACAAACCTCTCTTTTCAGTCCTCTGGAACTCAAAAGGCAGCGTCTTTGAATAAAACAGCGAAACCCTTCCCTTCTGGAGTTCAAAACCGAGCAGCTGCACCATTTTCACCCGTAAGAAATGTCACCAGTCCCCTTTCGGATGCAGCAGCACCACCTCCTTACTGCTCTGTCAGCCCACCTGCTGAGGCTTTCTACAGACCTGTCTCAGCTCCTGTGGCCAGCAAGGCTGCCCCGCCTGCATGGGCAGCCACCGAGCCCACGGAACACATCGCATCCAGGGATGAAAGGATTGCCGTGCCGGCCAAAAGAACCGGGATACTGCAGGAGGCAAAGAGAAGGAGCACTTCCAAACCTATGTTCAACTTCAAAGACGCACCCAAAGTAAGTCCTAATCCTGCCCTGTTGTCCCTTGTACACAATGCAGAGGGCAAAAAAGGGACTGGAGCTGGTTTTGAGTCAGGACCTGAAGAAGACTACCTCAGTTTGGGAGCAGAAGCTTGCAATTTCATGCAGACTCAAACATCTAAACAAAAGGCCCCTCCTCCTGTTGCTCCAAAGCCTTCACTCAAGGTGTCTCCTTCTGCTGGTACTCCAGTTTCACCAGTTTGGTCACCTTCAGCTGCGGCTTCCAACAAGCCTCCTTCTTTCCCAGCACCAGCCTCACCTCAGGCAGCGTATCCTGCACCACCCAAATCTCCACAGTATCCTCATTCTCCCGTCCA
Encoded proteins:
- the SYNPO2 gene encoding synaptopodin-2; the encoded protein is MLPNCTRKMGTGDYLCIAMSGGAPWGFRLQGGKEQKQPLQIAKVRSKSKAAKAGLCEGDEVVSINGKPCGDLTYAEVIVLMESLTDVLQMLIKRSSSGINETLSSERENGKHENIKIEDYRENTTLQMNTAQEIPRGDLCITEIYSGTHHGAAESNTHFSETKQETTQSHRIPPKVIGTPKVIVTDEAAVRGTTEERPGAMVELQFSLSNDVHKATSAPAVTLLGAEKCPPSGRGPSATHDGSSSLIAVPLGVKEGNIQWSDKVVHFSSSKEVKRIQGAAPSIPRVEVILDCSDREKEAPRSQSERGCVDSQVEGGQSEAPPSLLSFAISPEVTVQGEDSKHSEKEHRPLKHRARHARLRRSESLSEKQVKEAKSKCKSIALLLTAAPNPNSKGVLMFKKRRQRARKYTLVSYGTGELERDEDEGEEGEGEEGDKENTFEVSLLATSESEIDEDFFSDIDKDGKIVTFDWDSGLLEVEKKTKSGEEMQTLADSTGKGALMFAKRRQRMDQITAEQEEMKASTVQTEEHRETTVTENFQKVSSSVYQSKEEEMSRQQTCVSKSYTDVSQNHSKVVQQNGFGLAPGTNLSFQSSGTQKAASLNKTAKPFPSGVQNRAAAPFSPVRNVTSPLSDAAAPPPYCSVSPPAEAFYRPVSAPVASKAAPPAWAATEPTEHIASRDERIAVPAKRTGILQEAKRRSTSKPMFNFKDAPKVSPNPALLSLVHNAEGKKGTGAGFESGPEEDYLSLGAEACNFMQTQTSKQKAPPPVAPKPSLKVSPSAGTPVSPVWSPSAAASNKPPSFPAPASPQAAYPAPPKSPQYPHSPVHPPSTLDLAGPFKGPQASLASPNLAPKTTPVTPSAGETKPPFEMPPAMSGKGAQLFARRHSRMEKYVVDSETVQANMARASSPTPSLPASWKYSPNVRAPPPVAYNPIHCPSYPPAATKPSSKAAAATKNTKRKPKKGLNALDIMKHQPYQLDPSLFTFQPPKESLAMKQTSKLSTSKQTLPLPTYLPPGAGSPTRARPSSVYSVPAYGSQPSFPSNASLPGNESYSPTGYSAFSKPETTTSSLFTAPRPKFSAKKAGVTAQGRSSGRSLSLPGRPSSFIPRAMSPTSPLVFQPAPDYFSKPDTAAAKPGKRLTPWEAAARSPLGLVDEAFGPQSMQESIAANVVSAARRKTLPEPPDEWKLKVSYEPPAPSGSVALLGGKQSGVLSPPKSSLSAPSQAGPKLQYPYCAQRSTTDPDILSMDSRSDYCLSTADSNYNPQPRGWRRPT